Within Pygocentrus nattereri isolate fPygNat1 chromosome 17, fPygNat1.pri, whole genome shotgun sequence, the genomic segment ttaGTATCCATTCAACCAGACAGGTGCAACACGAGtgggaaaaaatgaattaatcaaACCCCTCCCACTCATCAGAAGTGACAGAGGCAGATCTTTAGCCAGGCACTTTGTGACGTCACAGTCGCATTGTGTAATCCAGAGCAGAGTAGCACATTGGCTTAGACGAGGGGCTGAAATTTGCATATTGACtgttgtgatgatgatgatgatgatgatgatgatgagtgtGAGGCGGGGCTGCATTTGAAGCATATGGAAagcatgtgtttgtatatgtgcaCACGTGTTGGCCTtttacattcactcactgcCACCCAATGAGTTTATTGCTGCCTCTGTAACTTTAAAGTCTGCGCCTCGACTTAACGGGCCAATTTAATGCACACGCCCATCCCCCCCCCCGCTGACATGCGAGAAAACATGCGACGTGTGTGTGGCAGCATTTTTGCTCtgagttgaaaaaaaaaaaacatacaataacaaagctgtacaaaaataaaccaaaaaaaaaaaacacattcaatccAAGAAGGACTTTTCTATCCAATGCAGCAGCGAGTcggtcctcttcctcttttttacTCCTtcgttttcttcttcttctacatTCTTTTCCTTCAGTGACAACCCCTCGGCCTGCCTTTCGGCCGcgcactctttctctgtctcgaATTTCTGTCGTTTCCAGAACAGTCCGCAGGCGAGAGACAGCCCGGAGGtgaaggtagagagaggggtgggtgggtggatgtAGGGAGGGAGGCGTGAGGGGAGAAGCAGATCAGTGTCTCcagcttttcttcttctccaccATCTTCATCTCTTCCTCTTTGGTGAAGTCGTCTGTcggagagaggaaggaaaacTTTCAGAACTTTGGTAGAGCGTTCAGTAGCCCGCCGTTACATAATCCAGCAATCCAGTTTGTTTCGGTTATATAACCCCACTTAAGTACATGAATAGCAAAGGAAGAAATGAAGAGCTTGTTATATATTGCAAGAAAAGCATACTTAAGTATGTTGATTGCAAAAAAGCTCTTAAACATTACGGAAAAGAAGCATGCTTAAGTATGCTGATTGCATGTTATGGAAAAGAAGCATGCTTAAGTATGTTGATTGAATGTTATGGAAAAGAAGCATGCTTAAGTATGTTGATTGAATGTTATGGAAAAGAAGCATGCTTAAGTATGTTGATTGAATGTTATGGAAAAGAAGCATGCTTAAGTATGCTGATTGCATGTTATGGAAAAGAAGCATGCTTAAGTATGTTGATTGCATGTTATGGAAAAGAAGCATGCTTAAGTATGTTGATTGAATGTTATGGAAAAGAAGCATGCTTAAGTATGTTGATTGAATGTTATGGAAAAGAAGCATGCTTAAGTATGTTGATTGCATGTTATGGAAAAGAAGCATGCTTAAGTATGTTGATTGAATGTTATGGAAAAGAAGCATGCTTAAATACATCaatagagaaaaagaagctATTGCAAAAAACAAGCTTTACTTAAGTTTCTTAAAAGCAAGAAAAGCTGTTATATATTATGAAAATGAAGCAAACTTAAGTCCATTTATAGCAAAAACAAAATTCTTATGGTACAGAAAAGAAGCATGCTTAAGTGCATTGATAGTGAAAACAAAGCTGTTATATATTGCGAAGCAGAAGCATACTTAAGTATATTAATAGCAAAAAAAGCTGTTACATACTGTGAAAAACAAGCATACTTAAGTACAATGATAGCGAAAAAGAAGCTCTTTATGAAATTGTGAAAAAGAAGTacatcagcagcaaaaaatgctCTCAAATATTATGAAAATATAGCATACTTAAGTACATCAGCAGTGAAAAAGAAGCtgttatatactgaataatagaAACACTTTAAtacttaaatacttaaatatgtCAAAAAGATGTAGAAGCACACTTTAGTATTTGATGtaaatagagaaaaataaagtataTCTTATGTACAGAATGTATAAAGCACACTTAAAAAGGTGTTTTAATCAAAGTAAAATGGTTTTAGCTTAGAGTCCAAGCATGTTTTTAACTGAGACTTTGCTGGCTTGGCCAATCAGATTCCAGAATGAGTTCTATCCTTTTCACGCTTGATATTTTGATTGGTCCTGTCTCTTTTAGGCTTAACAATTAGCTGCTGAGTAATGACGTTAGTTATCAGTTGAAATTGCGCATTACCTGCACATTCAGGGCAGCACTTCCCCTCTCTGCGTGTAATGTTGCTGCAGCTGAGTAGTGGACATTGTTTCCTCTGACATTTGGTGACCCcatgctagagagagagagagagagagagagagagagagacgttaGGAATGCATGAAATCAGGCCTCTAAAACTACAAATCCCAGAGTGCTTTCTCTGACAGTGGAATGTGCCCCATATGTTTACCAATCGTCCTACAGAGGACCCCATTTTCCAGAGCTGACCACCATTAGAGGTTTGTCCAGTTTCATAGATAACAGTTTGCCTTGGAATTTTAGAAAGCATATAATAAGTCTATTTGGGATTATTTAACAAATTAACACAGTAAATTATGTTTCTCTCTAAACTATTGATAATTCCGTTAAATAATAACTGTCAGCTATTGTTGGGCTGTAACAGGTCAAGATGCTTCAGTGTCAAACTCTGTATCAGCTATTATTTGACTGTCAAATGCCTAGGAGCTTCAGGGAcaaactttacactgtaaagttttacggcagaaaaaaaaaacagatgtcaATGTGATTCACTGTCAGTTGCAACAAATTTTGTAGTCCTAAATTTTACATTGTGAAGTTTTACATCAGATGCTACATTGTAAAGTGTTTAAGTAGaattctgtaaaataaatttCTTGCTAAACTATCGTTACATTTTCGATTATTTGCGAAAGCTCTGGTCTATCACGTTTATTTGCTATAATGTTATAAAAACCAACTTACATCACACCAGCATGTGATGCACTTCATCTCTCCGACCAACGGCACGCGAGGGTGCCAGTTTTCGCTGTTCTGGTAGTAGTTCTTGCCGAACTTGCAGTGGCGCGCCCCGTCCGCCTGCATCAACTCGCCCTCCTCTGGTAGGGGCGTGTCTTCAGCTGGACACTCCTTACAGCAGTCTGACGGGTTGCGTCTGACCGGCCGGCTGCAGGTGAGCGGTGGACAGGTCACTTTCTCACAGTGCACTTCACCCGTAGAGCCctaaaagagacacagagagttaAGAAAAATGATCCAATACAGTTTCGCCATGTTTCTGTCAccaaaacattcaaataaacagaaataagtgCAGGACTCACCTTGCAGGTGCAGACGGCGCATTTAATGTAGCCGAAGGGAGGAACAAATGGATGCCACATGGTTCCTGGCGCGTGCATCTTCTGATCGCCCTCGAAATAACACCCTAAaccacaacacaaacatttggaAATTAGCCAATTGCCTCAGCTAGAAAATACGTTCTCATGGAATAGCATTGTGgtaattatggtggaaaatctgTCAAAACTTTCTAAACTGCaataaaaaaagatgtaaacTCACCCTCTGGATGCTCCTCCACTTTCTCTGCTGCTGGGATCTCTTTGGGTACTTTCCTCTCTGAAaagcacacaaaacacaaagaaaactttACAAACTTGCAATGAAACCCAGACTTTACGATGTGTATAACCAGAGCTTTACAATGCAACCGAGAACATCTGTGATCatgctaaaaacaaacatgacaaaTGATGAAGTCTGTTCATGTCAAACTTTGCAATGTAATATTTGCTGTACAACGTAAAGTTTTACAGCAAATAACTTCACAAATTTCAGGACGCTTCACTATCAGTTACAGCAAACTTTACATCTGTAAACTTTACACGGGAAGGTTTTACATCAAATGTTACAATGTTTTTTACAATACAAAGCAAACAACACAACATTTGATTTGGTGTACTGCAACAAACTTTACATCATTTTACAGCAGTATTATACAATGCAAAGTTTTGCAGTAGcttgcaaaaataaacacattatcaATTTTAAGCATGTCAAGGTGCTTTTTAATTGTggcaaaataaattaaaactgtaaaacttgTAAGATCATTAGAAAACTATCAACTTTATGTAAAGTTTTACGTCTTAAACCATAGATTCTACACCAAAATCTATATTATAAAATTTTAGGgcatgaaaataaatgttaaaatgtgcaaTTTGCCAACTTTACATTGTAAAGTTTTACATCTTATGACTTTTATGTAAAACTATGAGATTTTTATTCGAAACTTTTGGGCTTACCATCGCACACCGGGCAGCACTTGTCCTCAGGCTGGTAGGTATGTGGGCAGGTGAGGGCAGGGCAGATCACAGGGTCGCAGATGACCGTCTTCTTCTGGCAGATGCAGCTGAAGCAGGAGTTGTAGTGGGGCGTCCAGCGGGAGCCGTGAGCGTGGTGCTCGCCCTCGAAGAAGCAGGTGTGGGGGTCTTTCCTCAGTTCCTCAGGGTCCCTAACAAACACCAGGTCATCAAACTCCGCCTCCTCCACGACCTCACCGCGGGAGCCAAACTCGCAGCTGTTGGGGACGTGGATCtagaaagagaggaaggaactgagtttctgttttctgtattgGAGCACAGCCTTTTACTGTGCTCACTTGTTTTATACTGAGCGTAACTCGGTCACCACGGTGGCAAGAGGTCAGAAAAAGTGGAGGAAATGTCAACATTCACAAGAGATATTTATGCTTTGAGTTTCGCAATTTACTGCCGCAAAAAAGGTGGTTTATAGAAAtagtttacactgtttacagtAATAAACCGAGTTTCCATGGACACTTTGGAATGGGATGTAATTTGTGATTCAGAGTTTCTGCTGAGCTTGTAGTCTTGGTGAAgtaagcagagagagagcgtttGCTTACCCGTCCTCGTATCTCTCCCCGAGGATTCATTTTGGTGCTGACTTGAATGAAAGCAGTGCCTTTGTCCAAGTGCCTcaacagctccacactcagatCCTTCAGAACTCCCTGGGcctggagcgagagagagagagagagagagagagagagagagagagagagccaggtgTAATTTAGTATTTAGTCATGTCCTcatgaaatggaaaaaacagagcaaaagtcttttgtgtcatttctttttcttctttctcagtCGCACTTCTTGTTTAGTCCCCTCGGCAAAACAGCAATGATAAGTCAGAGCATTTTTGGggtaaaatcaaaacaaacaaacaaaccaaaacagaacaaaaactatttttacTGTCACATATCAAGATGCTTCTTAGCAAACTTAATTTTGTgaagttttacagtaaaaaggTTGGAAACAACAAATGGACAGCATCCAGCCGTAAACTTGACACTGTGAAGTTTTATGTCAAACGTTACATTGTAAAGTTTTACGACTTTCTTGCTTACTCCCCTCAGCAAAACAGCAAAGCTGTCAAAGGGTAAAGCTTCACATTGTGATGTTTTACAGCAAAAAGTTTCAGAAACAAATGTAAAAGGGATTCCGTGTCGGTTACAGCAAACTTTACAGCCCTTTACAACAAATGCTACATTGTAaggttttacagtgtaaagcaTCTTGTTTACTCTCCTCAGCAAAACAGCACAGCTTTTAAGGGGTAAAATGAAAACAGGCAAAACCAACAAGCAAATAACCGTCAGCTGTCATTTGACTGTTACATGTGAAGACGCTTCAATGTCAATGTAAAGTTTTACAGCAGAAACCTTGAAAAGTCAAGCAAAACTCGATTTCTTCTGTTATGTATATATTCACCTGTTCTCCGTAGAAGCCGGTAAGCAGCCTCTTGTGGTTGGTGTTCGACTCCATCTCTCCGATCTCGGCCAGGCCGTGCAGATGAGCATTCACTGTCACCTCGTGGCTCTTGCCCAGGCCGGTGACCGTGATCTCGTAGTGCAAATGGCAGCGTTCGTCCACTGAGACCCAGGCGTGGCCTCCCGCGCTCGTCCGCACCGGCGGGGACACGAACTGACCGGCCAGAGGGAACGGCAGCTCTGGAGGGAAAAAGATCAGGATTAGCGACAGCGCTCTATGGCCTTTTTATATGGCTGGACAACAAAACAATAACGATAATCAGCAAACAGTTTACAGCATTAATCTCTCACCGTGCGTGTGCGAGTCCAGGCCGCTGTACAGCAGCGTTCTGATTTGACCCCTCAGTTCTCCCTCGGTGTGCTCCGCCGTGGCCACATTAATGAAGAGCTCGTTCTGCAGCAGCATGTGGATGTGTCTGGCCTCCATCCGCCCGTAGCTGCCCACCACCCGTCCTCCCGCTGGCGCCGCCACAAAGTCCGCAGTCACATCGTACAGCACGCTGCGCTTACTCCGTTGCCGCGGTTTCATCTCAATCGTCACTCCGACTACATCACTGGACACACCGGCCACCTGGACCTGCCAAGTCCATCAGATCATTATCTCAGTTACTTGCTTAGGATTGGAAGTCAATCAGTGATGTTGACTAAGccaaaaatgtgtatatacactattgAGCACTCTATAATGCTCTATAACATTCATATGATGCTTAATTCAATGCGCACCTACTCTTTTACACTATAGAGTGCGCTATAATGCTCTATAATGCTCTATAACATTCATATGATGCTTAATTCAATGCGCACCTACTCTTTTACACTATAGAGTGCTCTATAATGCTCTATAATGCTCTATAACATTCATATGATGCTTAATTCAATGCGCACCTACTCTTTTACACTATAGAGTGCTCTATAATGCTCTATAATGCTCTATAACATTCATATGATGCTTAATTCAATGCGCACCTACTCTTTTACACTATAGAGTACTCTATAATGTTCTATAAAATTCATATGATGCTTAATTCAATGCACACCTACTCTTTTACACTAGAGTGCTCATTAATGCTCTATAACGCTCATACGATGCTTAACTGAATGCACACCTACTCTTTCACACTATAGAGCACTCTGTAATGCTCTATAATGTTCTATAACATTCATATGCTGCTTAAATCAATGCACACCTACTCTTACACACTACAGAGCAGTCCATAATGCTCTATAATGCTGTATAACATTCATATGATGCTTAACTTGATGCACACCTACTCTTATACACTATACAGTGCTCTGTAATGCTCTGTAATGGTCATATGATGCTTAATTTAATACAAACCCACTCTCATACACTACAGAGTGTTCTATAATGCTCTATAACATTCATATGATGCTTAATTTAATACACACCCACTCTTATACACTACAGAGTGTTCTATAATGCTCTATAACATTCATATGATGCTTAATTTAATGCACACCCACTCTTATACACTACAGAGTGTTCTATAATGCTCTATAACATTCATATGATGCTTAATTTAATACAAACCCACTCTCATACACTACAGAGTGTTCTATAATGCTCTATAACATTCATATGATGCTTAATTTAATACACACCCACTCTTATACACTACAGAGTGTTCTATAATGCTCTATAACATTCATATGATGCTTAATTTAATACACACCCACTCTTATACACTACAGAGTGTTCTATAATGCTCTATAACATTCATATGATGCTTAATTTAATACAAACCCACTCTTATACACTACAGAGCATTCTATAATTTGATGAATGTTCATACCTGGTAGTCCAGAGTGCCGTTGTCACGGAGACTGAAGATGGCTGACCCCACAGCACCAGTTTTAAGTGGAGTCAAGGCATCACCGCTGGACATCACACTCTGgagtgctgagagagagagagagagagagagagagagagagagagagattaagtttcacacaaaatcttCTCGTAAAGCCCCCCGTCTGAGACCCTCGTGTGCGTGACACAGTGAACAACGGCCCTTCCGCATGTAAGATGAGGCAATGCACCCCCCCCTTTAATCCAGCGCTTCTCTCTTTCATGCTCGCAGCATTCTTCCAGCACTGAAACAGGCCAGAGCCAAGGAAATGCAATCAAACACCGATTAACCCATCCAGGGTCAGCCACGGCGGTCAGGATGATGTAAACCCAAGAGAATTatgggacagggagagagagacgggttGAGGAGAAAATGGGGAGCAGAAGGAAaggagagggtagagagagagagagagagagagagactgaaagagagagagagagagagagagagagagagagacagagagagagagagagagagacagagagagagacagagagagagagacagagagagagagagagagagagagactgaaagagagagagagagagagagagacagagagagagagagagagagagagacagagagagagagacagagagagagagagagagagagagagagagagagagacagagagagagagagagactgaaagagagagagtgagagagacagagagagggagagagagagagaaagacagagagagagagagagagagagagagagagacagagagagagagagagagaggttttgtTTGAATTCTCCACTCATAACGTCAGGTTGTTAATCATGATTTTGGAGCTGTGTGGAGGAAGCGGGCCAGCAGACTGCGACCTTGGCAGGAAcctgccagtgtgtgtgtgtgtgtgtgtgtgtgtgtgtgtgtgtgtacatgtgtctTTCCTCCACAACGCCttgtctgtacacacacacacacacacacacacacacacacacacacacacacacacacactcacactctgcTCTATCCAGAACTCTTCAAGCAGCTGCTGTAATTTTAGCAACCCAATAGAAATTTATGACAGTAGAACCTTCAGCCTTTGGCTTCTGAACTTTTCACCCCTGATCTGTGGGACCAGCGTGTACCACCTCTGGGATTCAAGTCTAGGAGCTGCTGCTACCAGGGACGGGTATTTTAGCTCTGGGCGTTTATTTAAATACCTTGATgagaaaatatttcacattgtTATGGAGACAAAATGTCACTTCTATGTACTGCAGATGTGCCTATAGAGGGCGTATCGATATTGACATCAGAAGAAAATTCTGGATCgaattcatttttgcatttaaTGTGTAACAAATGAAGCTTGAAGTGCTTAAAAAAGAGCTATATTAGTAATtattaaagaagaaatatcGGTATCGGTCGACACCGAAGGTTTCATCGGTGCTGGTATCGTATCGGAAATGAAGAAGGTGGTATTGTGCTGGCTTTATCTGCCAGCGCTGCTCGCATTGCGTAAATTTTTACAGtaggttaaaaatatataaacaaataaatcaggctagctagctactgactggctgactgactgaccgACCAATTGTCTGACTGACAGACCGACTGACCAACTGACTGACTGTCCGAgcaactgactgactgaccgagcaactgactgactgactgactgactgactgaccgaCCAATTGTCTGTCTGACAGACCGACTGACCAACTGACTGACTGCCCGAccaactgactgactgaccgaccaactgactgagtgactgaccaATTGTCTGACTGACAGAccaactgactgactgactgactgaccgaCTGACCAACTGACTGATAGACTGACACTTACTGTCACACGATTTCCTGCCGGTGATGAATCCGGAGATGCGTCTTGGGTCATGACCCTCCGTTTCCACGACAATCTGCAGCTGCCCGCGGGACAGCCAGAAGAGCTCCCGGCTGTTGAGGTCGGTCAGAACCTCGGCGAAGTCGGGGTCCTAAAACAAACACAGGCGCGCGTCAGAGCTCATGTACACACGTCCGTCAGGCCCGACGGAGCGGCTGGAATTCAGAGGgagcaaaagaaaacagacagacgcacatttacatgtttgttcaggaggagagagagacagagatgggggagagagagagagagagagatgggggagagagagagagagagagagacagtgagagagagacagagaaagagagatagagacagagagagacaaagagagacagtgagagagagagagagagagagatagagacagagagagacaaagagagacagtgagagagagagagagaga encodes:
- the chrd gene encoding chordin; translation: MDLLLLAAAACALFCPYAHASRAKAPALPIQSEREPLPYKGVSGCSFGGRFYSLEDTWHPDLGDPFGVMHCVMCHCEPQRSRRGKVFGKVSCKNIKQDCPELDCEEPVLLPGHCCKSCPKGDSGRKSTESLFDGFEFFQEKEDDLHKSYNDRSYLSSEQMSTGDSKTDFVALLTGVTELWLPSSSGVARARFTLTKTNLAFSITYQRMSMPGIILFQDSDGNTAFEFRVPRMESDMICGVWRNLPKSHMRQLQEEQLRVSMVMTDGRREEIQGKIIKHRALFAETFSATLTSEEENSGMGGIAMLTLSDTENNLHFILLMQGVIPASEKESPLVPIRVKLQYRQHSLREIHANVTAHDPDFAEVLTDLNSRELFWLSRGQLQIVVETEGHDPRRISGFITGRKSCDTLQSVMSSGDALTPLKTGAVGSAIFSLRDNGTLDYQVQVAGVSSDVVGVTIEMKPRQRSKRSVLYDVTADFVAAPAGGRVVGSYGRMEARHIHMLLQNELFINVATAEHTEGELRGQIRTLLYSGLDSHTHELPFPLAGQFVSPPVRTSAGGHAWVSVDERCHLHYEITVTGLGKSHEVTVNAHLHGLAEIGEMESNTNHKRLLTGFYGEQAQGVLKDLSVELLRHLDKGTAFIQVSTKMNPRGEIRGRIHVPNSCEFGSRGEVVEEAEFDDLVFVRDPEELRKDPHTCFFEGEHHAHGSRWTPHYNSCFSCICQKKTVICDPVICPALTCPHTYQPEDKCCPVCDERKVPKEIPAAEKVEEHPEGCYFEGDQKMHAPGTMWHPFVPPFGYIKCAVCTCKGSTGEVHCEKVTCPPLTCSRPVRRNPSDCCKECPAEDTPLPEEGELMQADGARHCKFGKNYYQNSENWHPRVPLVGEMKCITCWCDHGVTKCQRKQCPLLSCSNITRREGKCCPECADDFTKEEEMKMVEKKKSWRH